A region of Mycolicibacterium brumae DNA encodes the following proteins:
- a CDS encoding sulfurtransferase — MSWLITPTELNELPDPSPRVLDVRWKLTEPDGREAYRAGHIPGAVYVDLDAELSDHSRSGEGRHPLPSVETLQDAARRWGLNDGDSVVVYDDWHSQAAARCWWLLRAAGVADIRVLDGGYAAWTRAKLPVATGDESPAPGDITLSELDPDMFVDADGAAALAQDPDATLLDARATPRYRGDDEPMDPRAGHIPGAVSAPTSYNLSLDGSFRSATDLGHRFELLAHGPTAVYCGSGVTACHQILAMAVGGFDAKLFPGSWSQWSADPDRPIATGDAP; from the coding sequence GTGAGTTGGCTGATCACCCCCACAGAGCTGAATGAACTGCCCGATCCGTCGCCCCGCGTGCTCGATGTGCGCTGGAAGCTCACCGAACCCGACGGCCGCGAGGCTTACCGGGCGGGCCACATTCCCGGCGCGGTGTACGTGGACCTGGACGCGGAGCTGTCCGATCACTCCCGCTCCGGGGAGGGACGCCACCCGCTGCCGAGCGTCGAAACGCTCCAGGACGCGGCCCGGCGCTGGGGCCTGAACGACGGTGACTCCGTCGTCGTCTACGACGACTGGCACTCGCAGGCCGCAGCTCGGTGCTGGTGGCTGCTGCGCGCCGCCGGCGTCGCCGACATCCGCGTCCTCGACGGCGGATACGCGGCCTGGACGCGCGCCAAGCTGCCGGTGGCGACCGGCGACGAATCACCGGCGCCCGGCGACATCACCCTGTCCGAACTCGATCCGGACATGTTCGTCGACGCCGACGGCGCCGCCGCCCTGGCCCAGGACCCCGACGCGACTCTGCTGGACGCCCGCGCCACCCCGCGGTACCGCGGGGACGACGAGCCGATGGACCCGCGGGCGGGTCACATCCCTGGCGCGGTCAGCGCCCCGACCAGCTACAACCTCAGCCTCGACGGGAGCTTCCGCTCAGCAACGGACCTCGGCCACCGCTTCGAGCTGCTGGCCCACGGGCCGACGGCGGTCTACTGCGGGTCGGGGGTGACGGCCTGCCATCAGATTCTGGCGATGGCCGTCGGCGGTTTCGACGCGAAACTGTTCCCGGGATCCTGGTCGCAGTGGTCAGCAGACCCGGACCGTCCGATCGCGACCGGCGACGCTCCCTAA
- a CDS encoding WhiB family transcriptional regulator, protein MDHQPCAADPDLWFGYPDDDDTDGQAKARAYELASLEARTACVRRCPLAQQRRCAGYAVEQGEAFGVWAGVKLPGNQYRKRHELARAHQLLAQIAAGEITPRELPENAPLLRRRLTAVDSVAVLHVPTHRAAA, encoded by the coding sequence ATGGACCACCAACCGTGCGCAGCCGACCCGGATCTGTGGTTCGGCTACCCCGATGACGACGACACCGACGGCCAGGCCAAGGCCCGCGCCTACGAGTTGGCCTCCCTGGAAGCCCGGACTGCGTGCGTGCGTCGCTGCCCGTTGGCTCAGCAGCGCCGCTGCGCCGGGTACGCCGTCGAGCAGGGCGAAGCGTTCGGCGTCTGGGCGGGGGTGAAACTCCCCGGCAATCAGTACCGGAAGCGTCACGAACTGGCCCGCGCACACCAATTGCTGGCGCAGATCGCGGCCGGCGAGATCACGCCACGGGAGCTGCCGGAAAACGCGCCGCTGTTGCGCCGCCGGCTGACCGCCGTCGACTCCGTCGCAGTTCTGCACGTCCCGACCCACCGCGCTGCGGCCTGA
- a CDS encoding helix-turn-helix domain-containing protein produces MSREAAGAAIRALREARQWSLAEFSAATGVSVMGLSYLERGARKPHKSTVHKVEIGLGLPPGTYGRMTQAEDPETVLAELKPAAARAPTVARVDRNIDVHVLEGYARAQLDALRTVITRLPVNTSNEYETYIRSVLTQCATAELLAADSWRVARNAGADPRGPLLDSLRELEQIRTDLLARLPASLAARFERACRRSGLPERVIATMLGVETDQVWDIRTSGVTPAGAADRVHQFIDLHARPDDD; encoded by the coding sequence GTGAGCCGCGAAGCTGCGGGAGCGGCGATCCGGGCGCTACGGGAAGCGCGGCAGTGGTCGCTCGCGGAGTTCTCCGCAGCGACCGGGGTCAGTGTGATGGGGCTGAGCTACCTGGAGCGCGGCGCCAGGAAACCGCACAAAAGCACAGTTCACAAGGTTGAGATAGGTCTCGGTCTACCGCCGGGGACCTACGGGCGGATGACACAGGCCGAAGATCCCGAAACGGTGCTGGCTGAGCTGAAGCCCGCCGCCGCACGCGCGCCGACGGTCGCGCGGGTGGACCGCAACATCGACGTGCACGTGCTGGAGGGCTATGCCAGAGCCCAGTTGGACGCGCTTCGGACCGTCATCACGCGGCTTCCGGTGAACACATCAAACGAATACGAGACGTATATTCGTTCTGTGCTGACTCAATGCGCGACCGCCGAGCTGCTGGCGGCCGACTCCTGGCGGGTGGCGCGCAATGCCGGGGCCGACCCGCGCGGACCGCTGCTGGACTCCCTGCGGGAGCTGGAGCAGATCCGCACCGACCTCCTGGCCCGATTGCCGGCGAGCCTGGCCGCCCGGTTCGAGCGCGCCTGCCGGCGATCCGGGCTTCCGGAACGGGTGATCGCCACGATGCTCGGTGTCGAGACCGACCAGGTGTGGGACATCCGGACGTCAGGCGTGACGCCCGCCGGCGCAGCCGATCGGGTCCATCAGTTCATCGACCTGCACGCCCGCCCGGACGACGACTGA
- a CDS encoding C40 family peptidase yields the protein MNELEILERAHRLFGDVVTPPQLGADPLSTRLDEPRSGQPPAGYLRQTQLQGAELRQAAHTDAQVRVILAAAHQDHSEAREATGRIVAAARNDQVTQYDSPIAQREALRRRIARLRAQRRYVLLARARARRRARLLRALRYRSRRRGRRIVEPGSAPGGVGATAAVRAAMSRLGRPYVWGATGPDSFDCSGLMQWAYRQAGVELPRTTYDQINAGIPVSRADIRPGDLVFPHTGHVQMAVGNGMVIESPTPGQSVKLSPLGPAIAIRRVG from the coding sequence GTGAACGAGCTGGAGATCCTGGAACGGGCGCACCGATTGTTCGGCGACGTCGTGACGCCTCCGCAGCTCGGCGCGGACCCGCTGTCCACCCGGCTCGACGAACCGCGCAGCGGACAGCCACCGGCCGGCTACCTGCGTCAAACGCAGCTACAGGGCGCGGAGCTGCGACAGGCCGCTCACACCGACGCTCAGGTGCGGGTCATCCTCGCCGCGGCGCACCAGGATCACTCCGAGGCGCGGGAGGCGACCGGAAGAATCGTCGCCGCAGCCCGCAATGACCAAGTCACGCAATATGACTCACCCATCGCCCAACGTGAGGCGCTGCGCCGGAGAATCGCCCGGTTGCGCGCCCAACGCCGCTACGTGCTGCTCGCGCGGGCTCGCGCCCGCCGCCGGGCGCGGCTGCTGCGCGCACTGCGGTATCGGTCCCGTCGGCGCGGTCGGCGAATCGTCGAACCCGGTAGCGCTCCAGGAGGCGTGGGGGCCACCGCAGCAGTCCGGGCGGCGATGAGCCGGCTCGGCCGCCCCTACGTGTGGGGAGCCACCGGGCCGGACTCCTTCGACTGCTCCGGCCTGATGCAATGGGCTTATCGCCAGGCCGGGGTGGAATTGCCGCGCACCACCTACGACCAGATCAACGCCGGGATCCCGGTGTCGCGGGCCGATATCCGTCCCGGAGATCTGGTCTTCCCGCACACCGGGCACGTGCAGATGGCCGTCGGCAACGGGATGGTGATCGAGTCGCCGACACCGGGCCAGTCGGTGAAGCTGTCGCCGCTCGGCCCGGCGATCGCAATCCGTCGAGTCGGGTAG
- a CDS encoding DUF4226 domain-containing protein, with amino-acid sequence MAGQRGRTALNRAEEALRRDYESALAADHDLSSTLSDASRIAADARRRLNELGAQIRSLATPQTARTAETPAGAADLRRQLAATLREMEAVVADTAAQSRAKATELQSLSDRYRVLAERSTG; translated from the coding sequence ATGGCGGGCCAGCGGGGGCGGACAGCCCTGAACCGGGCTGAGGAAGCGCTGCGCCGCGACTACGAGTCCGCACTGGCGGCCGATCACGACCTGAGCTCCACGCTGTCGGATGCGAGCCGGATCGCCGCCGACGCGCGACGCCGGCTCAACGAACTCGGCGCGCAAATTCGATCCCTTGCCACGCCGCAAACCGCCCGCACGGCAGAAACGCCCGCCGGAGCGGCCGATCTACGCAGACAGCTGGCCGCCACGCTGCGTGAGATGGAAGCCGTCGTCGCGGACACCGCGGCACAAAGCCGCGCGAAAGCGACTGAGCTGCAATCCCTTTCCGATAGATACCGGGTGCTGGCGGAACGATCCACAGGGTGA
- a CDS encoding DUF4226 domain-containing protein, whose product MTSPHPPEDRPSTQGDGAEAIRRAEDALVKQHSAVAMTDLHVVSAVMSAHSTTAEGRRALAELQRQIETSVAERTDLDTPAGARDFQRYLIGRLRQIGSVVEAAGLDATSKAAMASAWTALYESATRNSEDPAPADTEPVGAEQPGEQKPEQTSGTERPGGAQPVPAEQSQPSAASQTDQPTGVSSSPVAPADQSASSDWPLEAGGYETWEPDGTSQATPATTTPASSVPAGSPASSVPFSLPTLTSSPASADPSAASPRLTDFGQDPYADLLAELEAPDDFDDLDGLDDLDEGEENPADSADEEPAGDADEPTRTVTLPDGDTVTAPTPQIAAALTAALSGTPVEDAFRQQGLTAAQPGVAPQHPLDPGKLSTGDIGVFTDRLAVALDDERAWHDGQIQPIATVSGPSFLGWQHVRADQPAAEAPQTPAPTRPAA is encoded by the coding sequence ATGACCAGTCCGCACCCGCCGGAGGACCGGCCGTCGACGCAGGGCGACGGCGCGGAGGCGATACGGCGCGCGGAAGACGCACTGGTGAAGCAGCATTCGGCTGTCGCGATGACGGACCTGCACGTGGTGTCCGCGGTGATGTCTGCGCACTCCACCACCGCCGAAGGTCGGCGCGCGTTGGCCGAACTGCAACGTCAGATCGAAACCTCGGTCGCCGAGCGCACCGATCTGGACACCCCGGCCGGCGCGCGTGATTTCCAGCGCTACCTGATCGGGAGACTCCGCCAGATCGGCTCGGTGGTCGAGGCCGCGGGATTGGACGCCACCTCAAAGGCGGCGATGGCCAGCGCATGGACAGCGTTGTACGAATCGGCCACCCGGAACTCGGAAGACCCGGCGCCGGCGGACACCGAGCCAGTAGGCGCCGAGCAGCCGGGGGAGCAGAAACCCGAGCAGACGTCGGGAACCGAGCGCCCCGGAGGAGCGCAACCCGTGCCCGCCGAACAGTCGCAACCTTCGGCCGCGTCGCAGACCGACCAACCCACCGGTGTTTCCTCGTCGCCCGTCGCCCCTGCCGACCAGTCCGCAAGTTCCGACTGGCCGCTGGAAGCCGGCGGCTATGAAACGTGGGAACCGGACGGAACCAGCCAAGCCACCCCGGCCACCACGACCCCCGCGAGCAGCGTCCCCGCCGGCAGCCCGGCGTCCAGCGTCCCGTTCTCCCTGCCGACCTTGACGTCCTCACCCGCGTCGGCCGATCCGAGCGCGGCGTCGCCGAGGCTGACCGATTTCGGGCAGGACCCCTACGCGGACCTGCTCGCCGAGCTTGAGGCCCCGGACGACTTCGACGACCTCGACGGACTCGACGATCTCGATGAGGGTGAAGAGAACCCCGCCGACAGTGCCGACGAGGAACCGGCGGGCGATGCGGACGAGCCGACTCGCACCGTCACGCTGCCCGACGGCGACACCGTCACCGCGCCCACCCCGCAGATCGCCGCCGCGCTGACCGCGGCGCTGTCCGGCACGCCTGTCGAGGACGCGTTCCGCCAGCAGGGTCTGACCGCGGCACAACCCGGCGTCGCGCCGCAGCATCCGCTGGACCCCGGCAAGCTGAGCACCGGGGACATCGGGGTGTTCACCGACCGACTCGCCGTCGCGCTGGACGACGAGCGCGCCTGGCACGACGGGCAGATCCAGCCCATCGCCACCGTCTCTGGGCCGAGCTTCCTGGGCTGGCAACACGTGCGCGCGGACCAGCCCGCCGCCGAAGCGCCACAAACCCCCGCGCCGACCCGGCCCGCGGCCTAA
- a CDS encoding ESX-1 secretion-associated protein yields the protein MADHIDIDTDELRRIADLHNEAAGYLSAVPATHPAIQRSVDSLGPIFSEFRSAARTLLEERRRCYQAQADAHQRLSQNLGASATLWQQQDAAGAETLRAVVDEP from the coding sequence ATGGCCGATCACATCGACATCGACACGGATGAACTGCGCCGCATCGCCGACCTGCACAACGAGGCCGCCGGCTACCTGAGCGCGGTGCCGGCCACCCACCCCGCGATCCAGCGCAGCGTCGACTCGCTGGGCCCCATCTTCAGCGAATTCCGGTCCGCCGCGCGGACCCTGCTGGAGGAACGCCGACGGTGCTACCAGGCGCAGGCCGACGCGCACCAGCGGCTGTCCCAGAACCTCGGCGCCTCGGCGACGCTGTGGCAGCAGCAGGACGCCGCCGGCGCCGAAACCCTCCGAGCCGTCGTCGACGAGCCGTGA
- a CDS encoding DUF2694 family protein: MSEADPAFDATHPSGQLMFRSCRGGYLDSVVLTEPALGADAATLAEAIVRTADVSYLRAALAVREEIIAAGHSPSAELAGPADLRAAVARLAEHRLHPA; the protein is encoded by the coding sequence ATGTCCGAGGCCGACCCCGCCTTCGACGCCACCCACCCCAGCGGACAGCTGATGTTCCGCAGCTGCCGCGGCGGCTACCTGGACTCGGTGGTGCTGACCGAGCCGGCACTGGGCGCCGACGCCGCCACCCTGGCGGAAGCGATCGTCCGCACCGCCGATGTGTCGTATCTGCGCGCGGCGCTCGCGGTGCGGGAGGAGATCATCGCCGCGGGCCACAGTCCGTCGGCGGAACTGGCCGGCCCGGCGGACCTCCGGGCAGCCGTCGCGCGGCTGGCCGAACACCGACTGCATCCGGCCTGA